The Diabrotica virgifera virgifera chromosome 4, PGI_DIABVI_V3a genome segment ttagcaatgggtagttgcttatcacctttcttagctgatgtttttatggatcacttagaatccaactatatcataaaaaatccagagatcttacactggttccgttatgttgatgacattttagtcctcatttctggtaactctgattcagctcacaacttacttcacaaaataaatcaaatccatcctaatatcacctttaccatggaactagaatcttctaactccattaactttctggatttatctattaccagactacatgaccacttcaactttggtatctaccgtaaaccaacacagacagatcatgttatccattctacttctaatcaccctttatcatataaactctctgcttttcgcagttttatacatagattaaactctattcctttatccgtaactgaattcaacaaagagttgaatattatcaaacagattgcagtcaacaatggttatgacccagacattatcactaaacttcaacaaaaaagagaactcaaattactacaacaatccgctttctctacatcatccacaactactcccatctatgcctccttaccattcaataactccaaattatctgaaagagtcaaacatatcatttcaaattcttgtgacaacataaaaatatctttcaaagttaataacactctcagcaaaagtttaactaataccaaagatcctatccattatatgaaccggagtggggtatacagactctcttgttcagattgtgatgccacctacatcggcagaacttacagatccctttctacccgatctgctgaacacagcaagagagataccacttctgccttttcacaccatttaaaagtcaataaacatgaacttaagattcctgaaggtgtccagttgatacacaatattcaacaaaacaatacactccgtttagacttatacgaagatttggagattggcaaggacatgaagaagagtcccaactgtgtcaatagacaaacatcccttaaccgcaactttgtccccattcaccgccaattattctcataattcctattttttcaacttcctctttttatcctattctttctctttcaacttactctctcttctttttcaaaatttcctctttccttcactgcttccaaactcctttacccgaataacattattaactattgaaccctattaaccatcacctcattaattcaccctactatctttttacttctttttcatttcattacttcgttcagtttaattccacacctcatcttttctttatccctctctttcccttaaaattcttgtctttatacctTACACCAGAGCCCtctgctttttgtctttgaccttttccaagaaaacttttacctctccaactaacatccATTCACTtgatttcagttctcacattcagatccattatcattacaattaaattatatctatattctttttcttactttggttttattttattcagtacactttcaatattattttcattttaatttcatttttgtatcaactggacttaacagCTATAATCATACATTACTTTATCTCTAATTTCCCATACCaacactttgtcacaagaattctctcaaaacttttgaaataaaattaaaaaaataaaccatctcataataattacaattctttttcattcacatattacacacttttaattatttgactgtatcctaactcaaatccattatttacaaaaacttgcatttttaaataacaatattttccttttacatatacaaccaccaatacaatatagactagattaaattgcctaccaatttattcattttgtacaataactttccaactaatattgatttttctcttttctcaccttcatctatttttatctttttatctttattgacagcagcttactttctttctatcaatttgatcaatctaatgttatggtatacagtcaatataaataatcttatattctaaattaattttgta includes the following:
- the LOC126884091 gene encoding uncharacterized protein LOC126884091 → MKTNLKQFTEFFSEFEAPYTKIPSNPLTPRLYGLPKIHKVDIPIRPVVSFINTPVSILSKFILNTIKNFINFTPQFTVLNSRQLVEKLQLVNLNPNIVMLSFDVSNLFTSVPKNESISLVNSLLLNNSVTSTTTSSIINILKICLSQDYFVFNNNFYQQPDGLAMGSCLSPFLADVFMDHLESNYIIKNPEILHWFRYVDDILVLISGNSDSAHNLLHKINQIHPNITFTMELESSNSINFLDLSITRLHDHFNFGIYRKPTQTDHVIHSTSNHPLSYKLSAFRSFIHRLNSIPLSVTEFNKELNIIKQIAVNNGYDPDIITKLQQKRELKLLQQSAFSTSSTTTPIYASLPFNNSKLSERVKHIISNSCDNIKISFKVNNTLSKSLTNTKDPIHYMNRSGVYRLSCSDCDATYIGRTYRSLSTRSAEHSKRDTTSAFSHHLKVNKHELKIPEGVQLIHNIQQNNTLRLDLYEDLEIGKDMKKSPNCVNRQTSLNRNFVPIHRQLFS